A window from Plasmodium chabaudi chabaudi strain AS genome assembly, chromosome: 11 encodes these proteins:
- a CDS encoding exonuclease, putative gives MPKFVSLFNYRHYLHVDAQKYSTLSMIFLDRLSDSIQKENIFKEGFIKHYFDMARNYNYLKKSDSINLFKQKRHCYYSTSNKVYVKGNVSEIISSLCKNKDIEGVAANIIFYIIKLMEIKNIRTTDEYKENIKKIFINLVKTYHKICKYNNGHLEYIFCIFNEDVVKSVSPNLKNSKKKTIQELVLNSLCFFLKNNEIYKNNLDINLICDIVSHTNFLSILNNINYEKEKIKDNLNVKNVDYLVEQYLSDKIYITTSIEFISIFLSSMDNPSIYSPLKENSSFNCVNILDHILKNESKNSLFLFFDTLEHNHLKLEAFRYLLSVDQHTGLFSNYWGYLTMKEYLLSNISTSLDEIKKIESGNQWLVKRSDIKNSLSNDIFHTCNKDSSSNINNDHYTLPDEIKNICFIKNMNEFEKMTIEIQEYQQNHWINNIYMDDDIYNIDYNKNLTEIENINRNLRMKKKFFYVGIDVEWNRKQKASVISFSTSKRIYVVDLLNIDYNYKLLMYKFLKWILENPFIYKLFFNFLCDIYIMSRYFKNISNLNTFINVIDLKKPLIVEKCNNEDIYNCNNIISTELMNRNILENNNTELFKKLTNSNTYNFKKEIENKFNEPENIITALPKKINKYYFKSLNDLCFQFLKKKLSKELQLSNWNKRPLSKEQIEYAGLDAYVLIPIEEKLIDEKYVSACNTNSHILVDSFIQKYNSKNCSWDW, from the exons ATGCCTAAATTCGTTTCCTTATTTAACTATCGTCACTATTTACATGTTGATGCTCAGAAATATAGCACCTTATCAATGATCTTCTTAGATAGGCTAAGCGATAGTatacaaaaagaaaacataTTCAAAGAAGGATTCATTAAGCATTACTTTGATATGGCCAGAAACTATAATTACCTTAAAAAAAGTGACAGTATCAATTTATTCAAACAAAAAAGGCATTGTTATTACTCCACTTCTAATAAAGTTTATGTAAAAGGAAATGTTTCTGAGATAATAAGTTCACTatgcaaaaataaagatattgAAGGTGTGGCGGcaaacataatattttatattattaaattaatggaaattaaaaatataagaacaACAGACGAATATAAGGAAaacatcaaaaaaatatttataaatctAGTTAAAAcatatcataaaatatgtaaatacaATAATGGACAtttagaatatattttttgtatttttaacgAGGATGTTGTAAAATCGGTTAGTcctaatttaaaaaacagcaaaaaaaaaactattcAAGAATTAGTACTAAATagtttatgtttttttttaaaaaataatgaaatatataaaaacaatttggacataaatttaatatgtgATATTGTAAGTCATACAAATTTTCTTagcatattaaataatataaattatgaaaaagaaaaaattaaagacaACTTAAATGTGAAAAATGTAGATTATTTAGTTGAGCAATATTTAtctgataaaatatacattacTACTTCTATTGaatttatttccatatttttatcatctaTGGACAATCCTAGTATTTATAGTCCACTAAAGGAAAATTCATCTTTTAAttgtgtaaatatattggatcatatattaaaaaatgagtCTAAAAattctctttttttatttttcgatACTTTGGAGCATAACCATTTAAAATTGGAGGCATTTCGTTATCTTTTGTCAGTGGATCAACACACAG GTCTTTTTTCCAATTATTGGGGATACTTAACCATGAAAGAATATCTGCTCAGTAATATTTCTACAAGTTtagatgaaataaaaaaaatagaatcaGGAAATCAATGGCTTGTAAAGAGGagtgatataaaaaatagtctAAGCAACGATATATTTCATACATGTAATAAAGACAGTTCCagtaatataaacaatgaTCATTACACACTACCCGACgaaatcaaaaatatatgttttataaaaaatatgaatgaatttgaaaaaatgacAATAGAAATACAAGAATATCAACAAAATCATTGGATAAATAACATTTACATGGatgatgatatatataatattgattATAATAAGAATTTAACagaaatagaaaatattaatcgTAATTTAaggatgaaaaaaaaatttttttatgttggTATCGATGTAGAATGGAatagaaaacaaaaagctagtgttatatctttttcaacatctaaaagaatatatgtTGTTGATTTATTGAATATAGATTATAActacaaattattaatgtataaatttttaaaatggatATTAGAAAAcccatttatatataaattgttctttaattttttatgtgatatatatataatgtcaaggtatttcaaaaatatatcgaatttaaatacatttataaatgtaaTAGATCTTAAAAAACCCTTGATAGTTGAAAAGTGTAATAACGAGGATATATAcaattgtaataatattattagtaCTGAGTTAATGAATAGGAATATtcttgaaaataataataccgaattatttaaaaaattaacaaacagtaacacatataattttaagaaagaaatagaaaataaatttaacgaaccagaaaatataataacagcattaccaaaaaaaattaataaatattattttaaaagtttaaatgatttatgttttcaatttttgaaaaaaaaattaagcaAAGAGTTACAATTATCCAATTGGAATAAAAGACCATTATCAAAGGAGCAAATTGAATATGCAGGTCTCGATGCTTATGTCCTTATACCTATAGaggaaaaattaatagatgaaaaatatgtttctGCGTGTAATACAAATAGTCATATTTTGGTCGATTCTTTCATTCAGAAGTATAATTCAAAGAATTGCTCCTGGGATTGGTAA
- a CDS encoding bifunctional polynucleotide phosphatase/kinase, putative — protein sequence MKKYIANFDRPNDNWNIIEDSLIYRIVKEDEEKKYTKIFSFDLDNTLILSRSFFKPAQNENDYIFYSDLIIDFLKKKASENYKIIIFSNQKGVSTGKITLSNIINRVDSVIDKIGIPLECYLALKNDKYRKPRTGMYDFAIKNNSSNIEEVIYVGDNANRVYDTNFKITFINHLKTVYSKNNVDINIKDIEKKLKKDYTDTDLKFALNIHAKFYTPEELFLNIKNNLPEKFSFIPMNLNKNSNEQDEHENLTKMKQILHLCINENKTSEQLEQNNNDQKLIILIGPPGCGKTFLCKFYFPNYVRISEEELKTKKKCINMLNECITQGKSAIIDNINLSKKNRAIYIDEAKKINQNINIYAIFFNYSKELTIHLNTFKLLTDKSNKMMEIPIIPIHSFFKYIETPSCSEHFNNIIVLNDQNFFPTNFENEEQKKLFFSYLY from the exons ATGAAGAAATACATCGCTAATTTCGATCGGCCCAATGATAATTGGAACATA ATAGAAGACAGTTTGATATATCGTATTGTTAAAGAGGACGAGGAAAAAAAGtacacaaaaatattttcgtTCGATTTAGATAACACCCTAATTCTTTCACgatctttttttaaacctGCACAAAATGAGAAtgactatattttttattcagaTTTAATAAtcgattttttaaaaaaaaaggcatcagaaaattataaaatcattattttttctaatcaAAAAGGGGTAAGCACAGGTAAAATTACTTtatcaaatattataaataggGTGGATAGTGTTATAGACAAAATCGGTATACCTTTAGAATGCTACTtagcattaaaaaatgataaatatagaaagcCAAGGACAGGTATGTATGATTTtgccataaaaaataattcatcaAACATTGAAGAAGTTATTTATGTAGGAGATAATGCAAATAGGGTTTATGacacaaattttaaaataacatttattaatcatttaaaaactGTTTATtccaaaaataatgtagatattaatataaaagatattgaaaaaaaactaaaaaaagatTATACAGACACAGATTTAAAATTTGCACTTAATATACATGCTAAATTTTATACCCCAGAAGAactttttctaaatataaaaaataacttaccagaaaaattttcttttatcccaatgaatttaaataaaaattcaaatgaaCAAGATGAGCATGAgaatttaacaaaaatgaaacaaatTCTTCACCTTtgtataaatgaaaataaaacatcaGAGCAAttagaacaaaataataatgatcaaaaattaataattttaattggCCCACCAGGGTGTGGTAAAACATTTCTatgcaaattttattttcctaaTTATGTTAGAATAAGTGaagaagaattaaaaacaaaaaagaaatgtataaatatgttaaatGAATGTATTACTCAAGGAAAAAGTGCTATAATAgacaatataaatttatctaaaaaaaatagagcaatttatatagatgaagcaaaaaaaataaatcaaaatataaatatttatgctattttttttaattattcaaAAGAGTTAACAATACACTTAAATACGTTCAAACTTCTTACAgataaatcaaataaaatgatgGAAATCCCAATTATTCCCAttcattcattttttaaatatattgaaacTCCTTCTTGTAGCgaacattttaataatatcatCGTTTTAAATGATCagaatttttttccaaccaattttgaaaatgaagaacaaaaaaaattatttttctcatATTTGTActaa
- a CDS encoding 50S ribosomal protein L9, mitochondrial, putative, with protein sequence MLKNMLGKQRLFSFQKYFMSSYLNYNKYTIKRKTYVAAVENKYTYIVLLNNIIHVGEKGEIIKLRRGHARNLIKDRKAVYATYENIDSYADKEKYKKKEQLDIKKDVEIVADFEKYFTQIKNIDITTYLDSYQYTNNVLYNLYDLFNYVSKNYQLDLTHQNLHKIVYFKNLEEYNNNIITEQKYSDISNYNDLIVQNNILFNYTGIYVIYYYLFMPNLKFLNHIILRISSIQEYERLQEEKESKQVDILYSIN encoded by the exons atgttgaaaaatatgcttGGAAAACAAAGATTGTTTAGCTTtcagaaatattttatgagctcatatttaaattataacaaatacacgataaaaaggaaaacaTATGTAGCTGCTgtggaaaataaatatacttatatagTTTTACTAAACAATATAATTCATGTAGGAGAAAAAGgagaaattataaaattaagaaGAGGGCATGCTAGAAATTTGATTAAAGATAGGAAGGCAGTTTATGCTACTTATGAGAATATTGATAGTTATGcggataaagaaaaatacaaaaaaaaggaacaactggatataaaaaaagatgtTGAAATTGTAGCagattttgaaaaatattttacacaaataaaaaatatagatataacTACTTATTTAGATTCATATCAATACACaaataatgtattatataatttgtacgatttatttaattatgtttctaaaaattatcaattaGACTTAACACATCaaaatttacataaaatagtttattttaaaaacttagaagaatataataataatattataactgaacaaaaatattcagATATATCAAATTACAATGATTTGATTGtccaaaataatatactgTTTAATTATACTGGgatatatgttatatattattatctattTATGCCAAATCTCAAGtttttaaatcatattATACTTAGGATATCTTCTATCCAGGAATACGA GCGATTGCAAGAAGAAAAAGAGAGCAAACAGGTTGACATATTATACAGCATTAATTGA